One Benincasa hispida cultivar B227 chromosome 5, ASM972705v1, whole genome shotgun sequence genomic window carries:
- the LOC120078652 gene encoding polygalacturonase-like — translation MANTSSITFFFFFFFLYLLIQTSSAGSFNVISFGAKGDGKTDSTKSFLKAWTSACSSSTPSTINVPKGRFLLTPITFRGPCNNHITFRLNGTLVAPLDYRALGNSGYWILFIKVDGVSFFGGNIDAKGAGYWACKKAGKQCPVGARSLTFNWANNIYVSGITSINSQQTHLVINSCKNVMVKNVKVMAPDQSPNTDGIHVQSSFNVTITGSTLQTGDDCISIGDGTKSLLMSHVKCGPGHGVSIGSLGKEFNEDGVENVTLTNAIFIGSDNGVRIKTWPTASNGFVKNVLFQNIIMKNVKNPILIDQNYCPNNKGCPSQSSGVKISGVTYRNIQGTSATIEAMTFDCSPSNPCSDIQLQDIKLTYKNKTTTSSCKNIGGSSIGVLVPESCL, via the exons atggcTAACACATCCTCCatcactttcttcttcttcttcttcttcttgtattTGCTGATACAAACATCCAGTGCAGGCAGCTTCAATGTGATTAGTTTTGGTGCAAAAGGCGACGGGAAAACCGACTCGACAAAATCATTTCTGAAGGCATGGACATCGGCTTGTAGCTCCTCCACTCCATCCACCATCAACGTCCCCAAGGGAAGGTTCTTGCTAACCCCCATCACATTTAGAGGCCCATGTAACAACCATATTACCTTCCGTTTAAATGGCACGCTCGTCGCACCTCTCGATTATCGTGCCCTCGGAAATTCTGGATACTGGATTTTGTTCATCAAAGTTGATGGCGTTTCTTTCTTTGGTGGCAACATTGATGCAAAGGGCGCTGGGTATTGGGCTTGCAAGAAAGCTGGAAAACAGTGTCCAGTTGGAGCTAGG TCATTGACATTTAATTGGGCAAACAATATTTACGTCAGTGGAATAACCTCGATCAACAGCCAACAAACTCATCTTGTAATCAACAGCTGCAAAAATGTAATGGTTAAAAATGTGAAGGTAATGGCACCCGACCAAAGCCCCAACACTGATGGAATTCATGTCCAGTCGTCTTTTAATGTGACGATCACTGGAAGTACGCTTCAAACCGGAGATGATTGCATATCCATTGGAGATGGAACAAAGAGCCTACTTATGAGTCATGTCAAATGTGGGCCCGGCCATGGTGTAAG CATTGGTAGCTTGGGGAAAGAGTTCAATGAAGATGGAGTTGAGAATGTAACATTGacaaatgcaattttcattggATCCGACAATGGTGTGAGGATAAAGACATGGCCTACGGCTAGCAATGGTTTTGTCAAAAATGTTCTCTTTCAAAATATCATCATGAAGAATGTTAAGAATCCTATCTTAATTGACCAAAACTATTGTCCGAATAACAAAGGTTGTCCTTCTCAG AGTTCTGGAGTGAAGATTAGTGGAGTGACATATAGAAATATACAAGGAACATCAGCAACAATTGAAGCTATGACGTTTGATTGTAGTCCAAGCAATCCATGCAGTGACATACAATTACAAGACATCAAGCTCACATACAAGAACAAGACAACAACATCCTCATGCAAGAATATCGGTGGATCCAGTATTGGAGTACTTGTGCCGGAGAGTTGCTTATGA